Proteins encoded within one genomic window of Triticum aestivum cultivar Chinese Spring chromosome 2D, IWGSC CS RefSeq v2.1, whole genome shotgun sequence:
- the LOC123051520 gene encoding cyclic dof factor 1 isoform X2 yields the protein MELAGAAHPQPPESDVAPPRTPPQAPVEILVRLFKLAASYKIEHRYRDDVCQLIIARLAYHTVHGQDSCKDTGDTRITEENSCTPPDLNLSQPNNSGLNSSSACENQTSNGDEMTEPESTLEAAKTEGDGSNKEKVLKKPDKILPCPRCNSMDTKFCYYNNYNIHQPRHFCRGCQRYWTAGGSMRNLPVGAGRRKSKSSSTNCNGILIPGGSLAAPGGDSSVIPLSIKENQPAVKFGSDSTLPNSMASLLRVEEQNKNSNPASTAHPRNGENQTCPPSATTSDNPRIESVKAAVGVHQNGITGDCNGVTPMPPIPCFPGPPFMYPWNPAWNGVPAMAAPVCPVPAEPANCSENGHGGNIQWNFPPMVPMPGFCGPPIPFPLMPPSVWPLVSPWPNGAWSAPWLGPSYSMSAAPPTSSSTCSDSGSPVLGKHPRDSDPRGGEKAEKSLWIPKTLRIDDPDEAAKSSIWTTLGIEPGERGMFRAFQPKSGGREQMSNAARVMQANPAAQSRFASFQETT from the exons atggagctcgccggagccgcacACCCTCAGCCGCCGGAGTCCGACGTGGCGCCGCCCCGTACGCCTCCGCAGGCGCCGGTAGAG ATATTGGTACGTCTTTTTAAGCTTGCTGCCTCTTACAAAATAGAGCACCGCTACAGGGACGACGTTTGCCAGCTGATAATTGCACGACTTGCGTATCACACCGTCCATGGACAA GATTCATGCAAAGATACAGGAGACACAAGGATCACTGAGGAAAATTCATGCACACCGCCGGATTTAAATCTTAGTCAACCAAATAATTCTGGCCTTAATAGTTCGAGTGCGTGTGAGAACCAGACATCCAACGGTGATGAGATGACTGAACCAGAATCCACACTGGAAGCAGCTAAGACCGAGGGTGATGGATCAAACAAAGAGAAGGTCCTAAAGAAGCCAGACAAGATTCTGCCATGTCCTCGGTGTAACAGCATGGACACAAAGTTCTGTTACTACAACAATTACAACATACACCAACCAAGGCATTTTTGCAGGGGTTGTCAAAGGTATTGGACGGCAGGTGGAAGCATGAGAAACCTCCCTGTCGGTGCTGGTAGGCGCAAGAGTAAGAGCTCCAGCACAAACTGTAACGGTATATTGATTCCAGGAGGCAGTCTAGCCGCTCCTGGAGGTGATTCTTCCGTCATTCCATTGTCTATAAAGGAAAATCAACCAGCAGTTAAGTTTGGGTCTGATTCAACTCTACCTAACTCCATGGCTTCTTTGTTGAGAGTTGAAGAGCAGAATAAGAACAGCAACCCTGCGTCAACAGCACATCCCAGAAATGGTGAGAACCAGACCTGTCCACCTTCAGCAACAACTTCTGATAATCCACGGATTGAGTCAGTTAAAGCAGCAGTTGGGGTACATCAAAATGGAATTACCGGGGATTGCAATGGCGTCACTCCCATGCCTCCTATACCCTGCTTTCCCGGTCCCCCTTTTATGTACCCATGGAATCCAGCATGGAATGGTGTTCCTGCCATGGCAGCACCAGTGTGCCCAGTCCCAGCTGAACCTGCAAATTGTTCAGAAAATGGCCATGGAGGTAACATTCAATGGAACTTTCCACCAATGGTGCCGATGCCAGGATTCTGTGGCCCACCCATTCCTTTCCCGCTAATGCCGCCTTCCGTTTGGCCATTGGTTTCTCCCTGGCCTAATGGCGCATGGAGCGCGCCGTGGCTTGGACCCAGTTATAGCATGTCAGCAGCACCTCCCACAAGCAGTAGTACATGTTCAGATAGTGGTTCTCCAGTCCTTGGAAAACACCCAAGGGATTCTGATCCGCGAGGTGGTGAAAAGGCAGAAAAATCCTTGTGGATTCCGAAGACGCTCCGGATTGATGACCCCGACGAAGCTGCAAAGAGTTCGATCTGGACCACCCTCGGGATTGAACCTGGCGAGCGCGGCATGTTTAGAGCGTTCCAGCCGAAATCTGGTGGCAGGGAGCAAATGTCCAACGCAGCCCGAG
- the LOC123051520 gene encoding cyclic dof factor 1 isoform X1, translated as MGANLFPLCSRVANSTCRILPHMELAGAAHPQPPESDVAPPRTPPQAPVEDSCKDTGDTRITEENSCTPPDLNLSQPNNSGLNSSSACENQTSNGDEMTEPESTLEAAKTEGDGSNKEKVLKKPDKILPCPRCNSMDTKFCYYNNYNIHQPRHFCRGCQRYWTAGGSMRNLPVGAGRRKSKSSSTNCNGILIPGGSLAAPGGDSSVIPLSIKENQPAVKFGSDSTLPNSMASLLRVEEQNKNSNPASTAHPRNGENQTCPPSATTSDNPRIESVKAAVGVHQNGITGDCNGVTPMPPIPCFPGPPFMYPWNPAWNGVPAMAAPVCPVPAEPANCSENGHGGNIQWNFPPMVPMPGFCGPPIPFPLMPPSVWPLVSPWPNGAWSAPWLGPSYSMSAAPPTSSSTCSDSGSPVLGKHPRDSDPRGGEKAEKSLWIPKTLRIDDPDEAAKSSIWTTLGIEPGERGMFRAFQPKSGGREQMSNAARVMQANPAAQSRFASFQETT; from the exons ATGGGAGCAAATCTTTTCCCCCTTTGTAGCCGAGTCGCCAACTCCACTTGTCGGATCTTGCCCCatatggagctcgccggagccgcacACCCTCAGCCGCCGGAGTCCGACGTGGCGCCGCCCCGTACGCCTCCGCAGGCGCCGGTAGAG GATTCATGCAAAGATACAGGAGACACAAGGATCACTGAGGAAAATTCATGCACACCGCCGGATTTAAATCTTAGTCAACCAAATAATTCTGGCCTTAATAGTTCGAGTGCGTGTGAGAACCAGACATCCAACGGTGATGAGATGACTGAACCAGAATCCACACTGGAAGCAGCTAAGACCGAGGGTGATGGATCAAACAAAGAGAAGGTCCTAAAGAAGCCAGACAAGATTCTGCCATGTCCTCGGTGTAACAGCATGGACACAAAGTTCTGTTACTACAACAATTACAACATACACCAACCAAGGCATTTTTGCAGGGGTTGTCAAAGGTATTGGACGGCAGGTGGAAGCATGAGAAACCTCCCTGTCGGTGCTGGTAGGCGCAAGAGTAAGAGCTCCAGCACAAACTGTAACGGTATATTGATTCCAGGAGGCAGTCTAGCCGCTCCTGGAGGTGATTCTTCCGTCATTCCATTGTCTATAAAGGAAAATCAACCAGCAGTTAAGTTTGGGTCTGATTCAACTCTACCTAACTCCATGGCTTCTTTGTTGAGAGTTGAAGAGCAGAATAAGAACAGCAACCCTGCGTCAACAGCACATCCCAGAAATGGTGAGAACCAGACCTGTCCACCTTCAGCAACAACTTCTGATAATCCACGGATTGAGTCAGTTAAAGCAGCAGTTGGGGTACATCAAAATGGAATTACCGGGGATTGCAATGGCGTCACTCCCATGCCTCCTATACCCTGCTTTCCCGGTCCCCCTTTTATGTACCCATGGAATCCAGCATGGAATGGTGTTCCTGCCATGGCAGCACCAGTGTGCCCAGTCCCAGCTGAACCTGCAAATTGTTCAGAAAATGGCCATGGAGGTAACATTCAATGGAACTTTCCACCAATGGTGCCGATGCCAGGATTCTGTGGCCCACCCATTCCTTTCCCGCTAATGCCGCCTTCCGTTTGGCCATTGGTTTCTCCCTGGCCTAATGGCGCATGGAGCGCGCCGTGGCTTGGACCCAGTTATAGCATGTCAGCAGCACCTCCCACAAGCAGTAGTACATGTTCAGATAGTGGTTCTCCAGTCCTTGGAAAACACCCAAGGGATTCTGATCCGCGAGGTGGTGAAAAGGCAGAAAAATCCTTGTGGATTCCGAAGACGCTCCGGATTGATGACCCCGACGAAGCTGCAAAGAGTTCGATCTGGACCACCCTCGGGATTGAACCTGGCGAGCGCGGCATGTTTAGAGCGTTCCAGCCGAAATCTGGTGGCAGGGAGCAAATGTCCAACGCAGCCCGAG